In Rhodospirillaceae bacterium, a genomic segment contains:
- a CDS encoding TolC family protein, which yields MTAGSILLAPFQVRAASLEEELANFIYLHPLVKAGKASAQSAEQGVKLSKAGYLPTLQATATAGPQHIDNPTTRLSDKDWQRTMQTVGLTLTQNVYNGYLTHSTVRTARLNKALSLITLEGTLQNTLFEGTSTYVDVLRQLRLVQLAHGNEATIVRQLNLEDERVQRGSGIAVDVLQAKSRLQIAKERRVTFEGALEDAVSRYIQVFDHVPDLETMTDPVPPVEMIPSDLYKTIEIAIQENPAISNSAVTVEMTRERRRTVMSEYAPVVDVVSTANYEKHNAGTLGTRRDYSVQLQANWNLFTGLTTSDSLTQVAYDFGTSRSNHDQTIDKIIEQVKLSWQALLTARSRLELLENAVNIATEVFISRKKLREAGKETVINVLDAENEVSNAQINFTAASYEERLAIYQLLLAMGRLNPSHLNLAMKN from the coding sequence ATGACTGCAGGGTCCATTTTGCTCGCACCGTTTCAGGTAAGGGCCGCTTCTCTGGAAGAGGAGCTGGCGAATTTTATCTACCTTCATCCGTTGGTGAAGGCGGGTAAGGCATCGGCGCAATCAGCAGAGCAGGGAGTCAAGTTATCGAAGGCCGGCTATCTGCCGACCTTGCAGGCGACGGCTACCGCTGGCCCTCAACATATTGACAACCCGACCACCCGGCTGTCTGATAAAGATTGGCAGCGAACCATGCAGACGGTCGGGCTGACCCTGACCCAGAACGTCTATAACGGATACCTGACCCACTCGACTGTCAGAACGGCCCGGTTGAACAAGGCGCTGTCCCTGATTACCCTTGAAGGCACCCTGCAGAACACTTTGTTTGAGGGAACGTCCACCTATGTTGATGTGCTTCGCCAATTACGCCTTGTCCAACTGGCGCACGGCAATGAAGCAACAATTGTCCGGCAATTAAATCTTGAAGACGAACGGGTGCAGCGCGGATCAGGTATTGCCGTTGACGTCTTGCAGGCGAAATCCCGTTTGCAGATCGCCAAGGAACGCCGGGTTACCTTTGAAGGCGCCCTTGAAGATGCAGTCAGTCGATACATTCAGGTCTTTGATCACGTTCCGGATCTTGAAACCATGACAGACCCGGTGCCGCCGGTGGAAATGATTCCCAGTGATTTGTACAAGACCATTGAAATCGCCATCCAGGAAAATCCGGCCATTTCAAACAGCGCCGTTACGGTCGAGATGACGCGTGAGCGCCGCCGTACGGTGATGTCTGAGTATGCGCCGGTTGTCGATGTTGTCAGCACCGCCAACTATGAAAAACATAATGCCGGAACATTAGGGACGCGGCGGGATTATTCTGTTCAATTACAGGCCAACTGGAACTTGTTCACCGGGTTGACGACCAGCGATAGTCTGACCCAGGTTGCCTACGATTTTGGCACCAGTCGCTCGAACCACGACCAGACCATCGACAAGATTATCGAGCAAGTGAAATTATCCTGGCAGGCGTTGCTGACTGCCCGTTCCCGCCTTGAGCTTTTGGAAAATGCGGTCAACATCGCAACGGAAGTTTTTATTTCGCGAAAGAAATTGCGTGAAGCAGGCAAGGAAACGGTGATCAACGTTCTGGATGCGGAAA